From Microcystis aeruginosa NIES-2549, a single genomic window includes:
- a CDS encoding site-2 protease family protein, whose protein sequence is MLERFSFLLQLLTEVNGVIDNLIFLALVPDNWRRYKMNGNIRVGNLFGIPFYINPSWFFVLGLITLTYGGDLSQFPQLTGILPWLLGFFAAILLFASVVAHELGHSFVAIAQGIEVKSITLFLFGGLATLGRESKTPLEAFLVAIAGPLVSLLLFGIFLIIGLNISLNGPMAAILSLLAYINLALGLFNLIPGLPLDGGNILKAIVWQVTGNPNKGVLFASRFGQFFGWLAIVIGALSILGISQFGSAWTLLIGFFLLQNAGFSAQSAKVQDFLSRYTAKDVISPNSPVVPINLTLREFANNYVIGKQQWSKFLVTDSEGKLLGVINVEALKTIPTSQWTQVNIGQLLQTSESLKLVLSNTSLLDVVKILEGENLSQVTVVEENGTVLGLIEKASILTFLAQETQSQTA, encoded by the coding sequence ATGCTGGAGAGATTTTCATTTTTGTTACAATTGTTAACAGAAGTGAATGGCGTAATTGATAACCTAATCTTCTTGGCGTTAGTCCCCGATAATTGGAGAAGATACAAAATGAATGGCAACATTAGAGTTGGGAATCTCTTTGGAATTCCCTTTTATATTAATCCTTCTTGGTTCTTTGTTCTGGGGTTAATTACCTTAACCTATGGAGGAGATTTAAGTCAGTTTCCCCAGTTAACGGGAATCCTGCCCTGGCTCTTAGGATTTTTTGCCGCTATTCTCCTATTTGCCTCCGTGGTTGCCCACGAATTAGGTCATAGTTTTGTTGCCATCGCCCAAGGTATTGAAGTCAAATCAATTACCCTCTTTTTATTCGGTGGGTTGGCAACTCTCGGCAGAGAATCGAAAACTCCCCTAGAAGCTTTTCTAGTAGCAATTGCCGGCCCTTTAGTTAGTTTACTGCTCTTCGGTATCTTCCTAATTATTGGTCTCAATATTAGCTTAAATGGGCCGATGGCGGCGATTCTTTCTCTGCTTGCCTATATCAACCTCGCCCTAGGTTTATTTAACCTGATCCCCGGTTTACCTTTAGATGGTGGTAATATCCTTAAAGCCATCGTTTGGCAAGTAACGGGTAATCCCAATAAAGGGGTTTTATTCGCTAGTCGTTTCGGTCAATTTTTTGGTTGGTTAGCGATTGTCATCGGTGCGCTATCAATTCTCGGAATCAGTCAATTTGGCAGTGCTTGGACGCTATTAATTGGCTTTTTCCTTCTACAAAATGCTGGCTTTTCCGCTCAATCAGCTAAGGTTCAAGATTTCCTAAGTCGCTACACCGCTAAAGATGTTATCTCTCCTAATAGTCCTGTAGTGCCGATTAATTTAACCCTGCGCGAGTTTGCTAATAATTATGTTATCGGTAAACAACAATGGTCTAAATTCCTAGTTACCGATAGCGAAGGTAAACTATTAGGGGTGATTAATGTAGAGGCTCTGAAAACGATTCCCACTTCCCAATGGACCCAGGTAAATATCGGCCAGTTATTACAAACTAGCGAAAGTCTTAAACTGGTTTTGTCTAATACTTCCCTCCTAGATGTGGTGAAAATTTTGGAAGGCGAAAATTTATCTCAAGTGACAGTGGTGGAAGAAAACGGCACAGTTTTGGGGCTAATTGAGAAAGCTTCTATCCTTACTTTTCTCGCCCAAGAAACCCAAAGTCAAACCGCTTAA
- the cynS gene encoding cyanase: MIPEITAKLLEAKKEKGLSFADLEAILGRDEVWIAAVFYRQASASPEEATKIVAALGLGTEIIPFLTEYPVKGLGPVVPTDPLIYRFYEIMQVYGMPLKSVIHEKFGDGIMSAIDFTLDVDKEEDPKGDRVKITMSGKFLSYKKW, encoded by the coding sequence ATGATACCCGAAATTACCGCAAAACTATTGGAAGCGAAGAAAGAAAAAGGCCTCAGTTTCGCTGACCTAGAAGCGATTCTAGGGAGAGATGAGGTGTGGATTGCCGCTGTTTTTTACCGGCAAGCGAGCGCCTCCCCAGAGGAAGCAACGAAAATTGTGGCAGCTTTGGGACTGGGAACCGAAATCATCCCATTCTTAACCGAGTATCCTGTCAAGGGATTGGGTCCGGTTGTCCCCACCGACCCCCTGATTTATCGTTTCTATGAGATCATGCAGGTGTATGGAATGCCCCTAAAATCGGTAATTCATGAAAAATTCGGCGATGGTATTATGAGTGCGATCGATTTTACCCTCGACGTGGATAAGGAGGAAGACCCTAAAGGCGATCGCGTTAAAATTACCATGTCGGGTAAGTTTTTATCCTATAAGAAGTGGTGA
- a CDS encoding ATP-binding protein has protein sequence MFQANLSNTVLNLLDELVFAKTDQHLDYLQKTILQGTLEGYKYSEVAKESHLSEGHIRDSASELWKILSEVLGEDITKSNIRAVLKKHSFINNNMGRDLVSFNNVHICDHNPFSLNNNNYHSEIQRDQPYLDLGHIPEITQFYGRITELNNLQTWIVAEKYRLVTVLGLKGIGKTTLSLKLVDKIKNSFNYVIRRSLYFCPKLDELLSEILPSINPQLKLSQSLDKKLNLFLELIKSHRCLIILDDLQSLFDSKKLAGNYQKEYQDYQLLFKSIAEVNHQCCLLLLSQEKPIDTTFYGQKNKFIKTLIIEGLGEDAIEILRHHNLLNEDSWEALIKCYQGHPLWLELVASFIQETFLGKVADFLEIKYPIAEETLEQTLLSILQSLTESEKLMLTELANFNQPISIKEMIDQTSLAYTDSLKVIQSLIRRIIVAKDENALLCLNPVFKAYVINHQI, from the coding sequence ATGTTTCAAGCTAATCTATCTAATACGGTGTTAAATCTCTTAGATGAGTTGGTTTTTGCCAAAACAGATCAACATCTAGACTATCTTCAAAAAACTATCTTGCAAGGGACTTTAGAAGGTTACAAATACTCAGAAGTTGCCAAAGAATCTCATCTTAGTGAAGGTCATATTCGAGATAGTGCTTCAGAATTATGGAAAATTTTGTCAGAAGTTTTAGGGGAAGATATTACTAAATCAAATATTAGAGCAGTTTTAAAGAAACATAGCTTTATAAATAATAATATGGGACGAGATTTAGTCTCTTTTAATAATGTTCATATTTGTGATCATAATCCATTTTCCCTCAATAATAATAATTATCACTCTGAAATCCAGCGCGATCAACCTTATTTAGATTTAGGTCATATTCCTGAAATAACTCAATTTTATGGAAGAATTACCGAATTAAATAACCTGCAAACTTGGATAGTTGCGGAGAAATACCGTTTGGTTACTGTGTTAGGTTTAAAAGGAATTGGTAAAACCACCCTTTCTTTGAAACTGGTTGATAAAATCAAAAATAGTTTTAATTATGTTATTCGCAGAAGTTTGTATTTTTGTCCAAAATTAGATGAACTTTTAAGTGAAATTTTACCCTCTATCAATCCTCAATTAAAGCTCTCTCAAAGTCTTGACAAGAAATTAAATTTATTCTTAGAGTTAATAAAAAGCCATCGCTGTTTGATTATTCTTGATGATTTACAAAGTCTATTTGATTCTAAAAAACTAGCAGGTAATTATCAAAAAGAGTACCAAGATTATCAACTATTGTTTAAAAGCATTGCTGAAGTCAATCATCAATGCTGTTTACTGTTGTTGAGTCAAGAAAAACCTATTGATACGACTTTTTATGGGCAGAAAAATAAATTCATTAAAACATTAATCATAGAAGGTTTAGGAGAAGATGCCATAGAAATTTTGCGCCATCATAATCTATTAAATGAAGACAGTTGGGAAGCCTTAATTAAATGTTATCAAGGTCATCCTCTTTGGTTAGAATTAGTTGCTAGTTTTATTCAAGAGACATTTTTAGGTAAGGTGGCTGACTTTTTGGAGATTAAATACCCGATTGCCGAAGAAACTTTAGAGCAGACTTTATTAAGTATTTTGCAAAGTTTAACAGAATCAGAGAAACTAATGTTAACAGAATTAGCAAATTTTAATCAACCTATTTCTATTAAAGAAATGATCGACCAAACTTCTCTAGCTTATACAGATTCTTTGAAAGTAATTCAATCTCTAATCAGACGAATAATAGTGGCAAAAGATGAAAACGCTCTATTATGTTTGAATCCTGTTTTTAAAGCTTATGTAATTAATCATCAAATCTAG
- the ruvA gene encoding Holliday junction branch migration protein RuvA encodes MINYLRGQAIEVIKTPNNRLILILDVNQIGYEIQIPSRLALDIGKDNNDSCQIFTHLLLREEQPLLYGFGTAPERDLFRQLLAVNGVGAQLALALIDTLGIEELVVAIVTGNTKILSKTPGVGLKTAERIALELKTKLAAWRQLREATTTTTAILPAADILEDVQMTLLALGYSQEEIDRAIAVLSQDALFSKNTQPEDWIKGAINWLG; translated from the coding sequence ATGATTAATTATTTACGCGGACAAGCGATCGAGGTGATCAAAACCCCTAATAACCGACTGATCTTGATTTTAGACGTAAACCAGATCGGTTACGAAATCCAAATTCCCTCGCGATTAGCCCTAGACATCGGCAAAGATAACAATGATAGTTGTCAGATTTTTACTCACCTACTCCTTCGCGAGGAGCAGCCTTTATTGTACGGTTTCGGCACCGCCCCAGAGCGAGATCTGTTTCGTCAACTGCTTGCCGTCAATGGAGTTGGGGCGCAATTAGCCCTAGCTTTAATCGATACCTTGGGGATTGAGGAACTTGTGGTGGCGATAGTGACAGGAAATACCAAAATTTTGAGCAAAACCCCCGGAGTCGGCTTAAAAACAGCAGAAAGAATCGCTTTGGAGTTAAAAACTAAATTGGCAGCATGGCGACAGCTAAGAGAAGCGACGACGACAACCACGGCAATACTGCCGGCAGCGGACATCCTCGAAGATGTGCAGATGACCCTTTTAGCTTTAGGATACAGCCAAGAGGAGATCGATCGAGCTATCGCAGTCCTCAGTCAAGATGCTTTATTTAGTAAAAATACTCAGCCAGAAGACTGGATTAAAGGGGCAATTAATTGGCTAGGCTAA
- a CDS encoding type II toxin-antitoxin system YafQ family toxin produces the protein MDLIWSDGFKRSFKKLIKKNPQLKPKTFDVLRKLAEDPFTLSLKTHKLSGNLEELWSCTVAYDCRIIFSFSEDGEYLEVIILLIDIGSHDQVYRK, from the coding sequence ATGGATCTAATATGGAGTGATGGGTTTAAGCGTTCGTTTAAGAAGCTAATCAAGAAAAATCCCCAGTTAAAACCTAAAACTTTCGATGTACTTAGAAAACTGGCAGAAGACCCATTTACACTGTCTTTAAAAACCCATAAGTTAAGTGGTAATTTAGAAGAGTTATGGTCTTGTACTGTCGCTTACGATTGTCGAATTATTTTTAGTTTTTCGGAAGATGGAGAATATTTAGAAGTTATCATCTTGTTAATTGATATTGGTAGTCACGATCAGGTGTATAGAAAATAG
- a CDS encoding chromophore lyase CpcT/CpeT, producing the protein MTPELITFGRYLAGEFENQRQAQAEPVWYVHLRLWLRPLPLFREDSIALFAEQASIINLDQPYRPRLWRLTRSESAGLEVRHYMFNDLKSVQGAGKNPDILRKISLEDLTFLPTCTLAVQVHTLADNQYQFIAQPQPEQHCQFTYEGTTYQVSLGFEVTSHSLKTYDKGLDPSTGKGIWGALLGPYQYEKKRDFSAELEV; encoded by the coding sequence ATGACCCCTGAATTAATCACTTTCGGTCGGTATCTCGCGGGTGAATTTGAAAATCAACGGCAAGCGCAAGCAGAACCGGTGTGGTACGTTCACCTGCGTTTATGGTTGCGTCCGCTGCCTTTGTTTCGGGAAGACAGCATCGCTCTTTTTGCCGAACAGGCCAGTATAATCAATTTAGACCAACCCTACCGACCGCGACTGTGGCGATTAACGCGCTCGGAATCGGCAGGGTTAGAGGTTAGGCATTATATGTTTAATGACCTGAAATCCGTGCAAGGTGCGGGCAAAAATCCCGATATTTTGCGAAAAATTAGCTTAGAAGACCTAACTTTCCTGCCTACTTGCACTTTAGCGGTTCAAGTCCATACTCTCGCTGATAATCAATACCAGTTTATCGCCCAACCGCAACCGGAACAGCACTGTCAATTCACCTATGAGGGGACAACCTATCAGGTGTCTTTGGGTTTCGAGGTGACGAGTCATAGCCTAAAAACCTACGATAAAGGTCTAGATCCCAGCACCGGTAAGGGAATTTGGGGCGCTCTGCTCGGTCCCTATCAATACGAGAAAAAACGGGATTTTTCGGCAGAATTGGAGGTGTGA
- the psbA gene encoding photosystem II q(b) protein, producing MTTTLQQRESASLWEQFCQWITSTNNRLYVGWFGVIMIPTLLTATTCFIIAFIAAPPVDIDGIREPVAGSLLYGNNIISGAVVPSSNAIGLHFYPIWEAASLDEWLYNGGPYQLVIFHFLLGVFCYLGRQWELSFRLGMRPWICVAYSAPVSAATAVFLIYPIGQGSFSDGMPLGISGTFNFMFVFQAEHNILMHPFHMLGVAGVFGGSLFSAMHGSLVTSSLVRETTEIESQNYGYKFGQEEETYNIVAAHGYFGRLIFQYASFNNSRSLHFFLGAWPVIGIWFTAMGVSTMAFNLNGFNFNQSILDSQGRVIGTWADVLNRAGIGMEVMHERNAHNFPLDLASGEQAPVALTAPAING from the coding sequence ATGACTACAACTCTACAACAGCGCGAGAGCGCTTCCCTGTGGGAGCAGTTCTGCCAGTGGATCACCAGCACCAACAACCGTCTTTATGTCGGTTGGTTCGGTGTGATCATGATCCCCACCCTGCTCACCGCCACCACCTGCTTCATCATCGCCTTTATCGCCGCTCCTCCCGTAGATATCGACGGTATCCGCGAGCCTGTAGCTGGTTCTCTACTCTACGGAAACAACATCATCTCTGGTGCGGTTGTTCCCTCTTCTAACGCGATTGGACTCCACTTCTACCCCATCTGGGAAGCTGCTTCCTTAGATGAGTGGTTATACAACGGTGGTCCCTACCAGTTAGTCATTTTCCACTTCTTACTAGGTGTCTTCTGCTACCTCGGTCGTCAGTGGGAACTGTCTTTCCGTTTAGGAATGCGTCCTTGGATCTGTGTAGCTTACTCTGCACCTGTATCCGCCGCTACTGCTGTATTCTTAATCTACCCCATCGGACAAGGTTCCTTCTCTGATGGTATGCCTTTAGGAATCTCTGGAACCTTCAACTTTATGTTCGTGTTCCAAGCAGAACATAACATTCTGATGCACCCCTTCCATATGTTAGGTGTGGCTGGTGTGTTCGGCGGTTCCTTGTTCTCCGCGATGCACGGTTCTCTAGTAACTTCTTCCTTAGTGCGTGAAACCACTGAAATCGAATCTCAGAACTACGGTTACAAATTCGGTCAAGAGGAAGAAACCTACAATATCGTTGCCGCTCACGGTTACTTCGGACGTTTAATCTTCCAATACGCTTCTTTCAACAACAGCCGCTCCCTGCACTTCTTCTTAGGTGCTTGGCCGGTAATCGGTATCTGGTTTACGGCAATGGGTGTTAGCACCATGGCGTTTAACCTCAACGGTTTCAACTTCAACCAGTCGATTCTCGATTCTCAAGGTCGTGTAATCGGTACTTGGGCTGATGTGTTAAACCGCGCTGGTATCGGTATGGAAGTAATGCACGAGCGTAATGCTCACAACTTCCCCTTAGACTTAGCTAGTGGTGAACAGGCTCCCGTAGCTCTGACCGCTCCCGCTATCAATGGTTAA
- a CDS encoding sodium:solute symporter family protein → MQLIDYVIVLLYLAATLIIGIIAEKKASQGLESYFLGNRNLPWWMLGVSGMAANTDLAGTMVISALIYAVGPKGLFIEIRGGVVLIMAFLMAFMGKWNRRAQVMTMAEWMQFRFGTGKQGNFARIISAVATLLFSIGAMSYFSVAGGKFLGQFLGMDDRLASVILILLTLIYTVASGFYGGVITDLFQGFLIFVAVIYVSAVAFFTVNLPDSFTVAIPGATEPKTWNLSEWASIFPSLTLDLPGDYAIFNLFGGVIFFYLVKTIIEGCSGSGGYMLQRYLAAKSDRDAGLLSLFWIVLLSFRWPLVTAFAVLGIHYGLTEGTITDPERILATVITQYIPVGMKGLLIAAFLAAAMSTFNAVINASAAYWVKDIYQAFLKPNAGEQELVFQGRLASIFVVVIGLVLSFNIQNVNDIWGWLTTGLGVGLAVPLLLRWYWWRFNGYGFAVGTLAGMIAAIASQAIILPFFRHSQYQEYILFLVPSLFALAGCIIATLLTPPTDSLVMENFYNVTRPFGFWGEVRHSVKPNLQAKIKAENQRDIIAAFLTVPWQLVLFMMGIVLIIKQWQSLKILALVFLLLSIGLYFTWYRHLSKEITVTKDRDLG, encoded by the coding sequence ATGCAGTTAATTGATTATGTAATTGTGCTGCTTTATCTGGCAGCAACCCTAATAATCGGGATTATAGCCGAGAAAAAAGCTTCTCAAGGTCTAGAATCCTACTTTTTAGGTAATCGCAATTTGCCTTGGTGGATGTTAGGGGTGTCGGGAATGGCAGCTAACACCGATTTAGCGGGAACTATGGTCATTTCTGCCCTAATTTACGCCGTCGGACCCAAAGGACTATTTATCGAAATCCGCGGCGGTGTTGTCCTAATTATGGCCTTTCTCATGGCTTTTATGGGCAAATGGAATCGCCGGGCCCAAGTTATGACCATGGCGGAATGGATGCAATTTCGCTTTGGAACTGGAAAACAGGGGAATTTTGCCCGAATTATCAGCGCCGTCGCCACTCTCTTATTCTCTATCGGTGCGATGAGTTATTTCTCCGTTGCGGGGGGGAAATTTTTAGGGCAGTTTCTGGGTATGGATGATCGTCTTGCTTCGGTGATATTAATTCTTCTAACCTTGATTTATACGGTGGCCAGTGGTTTTTATGGTGGGGTAATTACCGATTTATTTCAAGGGTTTCTGATTTTTGTGGCGGTAATTTATGTATCGGCAGTCGCCTTTTTTACCGTTAATCTTCCCGATAGTTTCACGGTGGCCATTCCAGGGGCAACGGAGCCAAAAACTTGGAATTTAAGCGAATGGGCTAGTATTTTTCCCTCCCTGACTTTGGATTTACCCGGAGATTATGCCATCTTTAATTTGTTTGGTGGGGTGATTTTCTTTTATTTAGTTAAAACCATCATCGAAGGTTGCAGCGGCAGCGGTGGTTATATGTTACAACGATACCTAGCCGCCAAAAGCGATCGAGATGCTGGTTTATTATCTTTATTCTGGATTGTTCTGCTTTCTTTCCGTTGGCCTCTAGTCACAGCTTTTGCGGTTTTAGGCATTCACTACGGTTTAACCGAAGGCACGATTACAGATCCGGAAAGAATTCTGGCCACGGTTATTACTCAATACATTCCGGTGGGGATGAAAGGGTTATTAATTGCTGCTTTTTTAGCGGCGGCTATGTCCACTTTTAACGCAGTTATTAACGCTAGTGCTGCCTATTGGGTCAAAGATATCTATCAAGCTTTTTTGAAACCGAATGCGGGAGAACAGGAGTTAGTTTTTCAAGGTCGTTTGGCCTCGATTTTTGTGGTAGTAATTGGCTTAGTTTTGAGTTTTAATATCCAAAATGTCAATGATATTTGGGGTTGGTTAACCACGGGATTAGGGGTGGGATTAGCAGTTCCTCTCCTATTACGTTGGTATTGGTGGCGCTTTAATGGTTATGGTTTTGCTGTGGGAACTTTAGCGGGAATGATTGCGGCTATTGCCTCACAAGCGATAATTTTACCTTTCTTCCGTCACAGTCAATATCAGGAATATATTCTCTTTCTTGTGCCGAGTTTGTTCGCTTTAGCTGGCTGTATTATCGCTACTTTGTTAACTCCTCCCACTGATAGTTTAGTCATGGAAAATTTCTATAATGTTACCCGACCTTTTGGCTTTTGGGGAGAAGTCCGTCACAGTGTTAAACCTAACCTACAGGCAAAAATTAAAGCGGAAAATCAACGGGATATCATCGCCGCTTTTCTTACCGTTCCTTGGCAATTAGTCCTCTTTATGATGGGGATTGTTTTAATCATCAAGCAGTGGCAAAGTTTGAAGATTTTGGCTTTGGTTTTTCTTTTGCTTTCCATCGGTCTCTATTTTACTTGGTATCGCCATTTATCTAAGGAAATTACTGTCACTAAAGACCGAGATTTAGGTTAG
- a CDS encoding substrate-binding domain-containing protein, with amino-acid sequence MLNRRSFLQGLGTIALAGGLNGCASGSGEPSIVLLSGSIPPRLLTDFQKTIAEKKVNFQSERQLKELLKLLEKWLKNQGQPASQFPIPIPFREQNPAIGNLVTLGDAWLGKAITNGLIQPLDTSQLSNWSKLPPRWQENMTRNGQGQLQTEGKVWGAPYRWGMTVIAYNEEKFAQFDWRPQDWSDLWRPELTGKIALIDNRREVIGLTLKKLGYSYNSSDLKQVARLKDQLFTLQKQVRFYSSQHYLQPLILGDVWLSVGWSNDILPVSNRYKKIKVVVPKSGTSLWSDVWVKPVLTTPNSLVQQWIDFCWQPESATKISLFTSGLSPLILTENPDQISPDIRNNPLLVNPEAIKKSDFLNPLSPATEQEYEQLWQAMRQLV; translated from the coding sequence ATGTTAAACAGACGTTCTTTTTTGCAAGGATTAGGTACAATCGCCTTAGCGGGGGGTTTAAATGGCTGCGCTTCCGGAAGCGGCGAGCCGAGCATTGTTCTCCTGTCCGGTTCGATTCCGCCGCGATTACTAACAGATTTTCAGAAAACTATTGCCGAAAAAAAAGTCAATTTTCAGTCGGAAAGGCAGCTGAAAGAGCTATTAAAATTGTTAGAAAAATGGTTAAAAAATCAGGGGCAACCGGCCTCACAATTTCCGATTCCTATCCCTTTTAGGGAACAGAACCCAGCTATCGGTAATTTAGTCACCCTAGGGGATGCTTGGCTAGGAAAAGCGATTACTAACGGTTTAATTCAACCTCTAGATACTTCTCAACTCTCTAATTGGTCAAAACTGCCCCCCCGTTGGCAAGAAAACATGACTCGCAATGGCCAAGGACAACTGCAAACAGAGGGAAAAGTCTGGGGTGCGCCCTACCGTTGGGGAATGACAGTAATTGCCTATAATGAGGAAAAATTCGCTCAATTTGACTGGCGACCACAGGATTGGTCTGATTTATGGCGACCAGAATTAACTGGTAAAATTGCCCTAATTGATAATCGTCGCGAAGTCATCGGTTTAACCCTAAAAAAATTGGGTTATTCTTATAATTCCAGTGATTTAAAACAAGTTGCGCGACTAAAAGACCAGCTATTCACTTTACAAAAACAGGTAAGATTTTATAGTTCTCAACATTACTTACAACCCCTGATACTCGGTGATGTCTGGCTGTCTGTGGGTTGGTCTAATGATATTTTACCAGTGAGTAATCGCTATAAGAAAATTAAAGTTGTTGTCCCCAAATCTGGCACTTCCCTCTGGTCAGATGTGTGGGTAAAACCAGTTTTAACTACTCCTAATTCTCTTGTCCAGCAATGGATTGATTTTTGTTGGCAACCAGAATCCGCTACTAAAATTTCTTTATTTACCTCCGGATTATCTCCCCTAATTCTCACTGAAAATCCCGACCAAATTTCCCCAGATATTAGAAATAATCCTTTACTTGTCAATCCGGAAGCGATCAAAAAAAGCGATTTTTTAAACCCTTTATCGCCAGCAACCGAGCAAGAATACGAGCAATTATGGCAAGCAATGCGACAGTTAGTATAG